A portion of the Pseudomonas synxantha BG33R genome contains these proteins:
- a CDS encoding DUF4946 domain-containing protein yields the protein MIEFRKSLLSTLCLMLGSSFVLAADPEIHWPSGWQVEEVIPDDEVPAKAQTVSRQRAIKNDENGATLMVMELTGTPIEPGHKVNLPSVLLEMRKSIQKDFARGGYQSVCSKMHPTTLSRLEALETTCVITENGRHVLSQTLVGAVDTDKAYVFSYAGQAQAYEASKDEVSSVRNSLKL from the coding sequence ATGATCGAGTTTCGTAAATCGCTGTTGAGTACGTTGTGCCTGATGCTGGGGAGTTCGTTCGTATTGGCGGCCGACCCGGAGATTCATTGGCCCAGCGGCTGGCAGGTCGAAGAAGTCATACCTGACGACGAAGTCCCCGCGAAGGCTCAAACAGTGTCTCGCCAGCGCGCGATCAAAAATGATGAAAACGGCGCAACCCTGATGGTCATGGAGTTGACCGGCACGCCAATTGAGCCCGGGCATAAAGTTAATCTTCCAAGCGTGTTACTGGAGATGCGCAAATCGATTCAGAAAGATTTCGCCCGGGGCGGTTATCAAAGCGTGTGCAGCAAGATGCATCCTACGACACTGAGTCGCCTTGAAGCGTTGGAGACTACTTGCGTGATAACCGAAAACGGACGGCACGTGTTGTCACAAACATTAGTCGGCGCGGTGGATACAGATAAGGCCTATGTATTTTCTTACGCGGGCCAGGCGCAAGCCTACGAGGCGAGCAAGGACGAAGTCAGTTCGGTGCGTAACAGCCTGAAACTTTGA
- a CDS encoding histone-like nucleoid-structuring protein, MvaT/MvaU family: MSRLAEFRAAEKALQEQLAQLESLKNDAGLKKEIEFEEKLKKLMDSYGKSLRDIIAILDPAPRKAGATIAAAPKQRRARVVKVYHNPHTGELIETKGGNHRGLKAWKEEYGAATVDSWLRG; the protein is encoded by the coding sequence TTGTCCAGACTCGCCGAATTTCGCGCAGCAGAAAAAGCCCTTCAAGAGCAGCTGGCCCAGCTGGAATCCTTGAAGAACGACGCAGGCTTGAAGAAAGAAATCGAATTCGAAGAAAAGCTCAAAAAGCTGATGGACAGCTACGGCAAAAGTCTGCGCGATATCATCGCCATTCTTGATCCAGCCCCGCGCAAGGCGGGTGCAACCATCGCCGCAGCGCCAAAGCAGCGCCGTGCACGGGTCGTCAAGGTTTACCACAACCCGCATACCGGTGAACTGATCGAGACCAAAGGCGGCAACCACCGCGGCCTGAAAGCGTGGAAAGAAGAGTACGGCGCTGCCACAGTAGATTCCTGGCTGCGCGGCTAA